A genome region from Prionailurus bengalensis isolate Pbe53 chromosome B4, Fcat_Pben_1.1_paternal_pri, whole genome shotgun sequence includes the following:
- the AKAP3 gene encoding A-kinase anchor protein 3 isoform X1: MSDRVDWLQSQNGVCKVDVYTPGDSQAQDWKMSDESLSVFKEASTDPIRVLSWLRRDLEKSTAGFQDVRFKPGESSLGGEMSNPGGDPRSGFSVDYYNTTTKGSPGRLHFEMMHRENPVQGPSVPLGNGSSVDEVSFYANRLTNLVIAMARKEINERIDGSENKCVHQSLYIGDEPIPNKSLSKVASDLVNKTVSACSKNATSDKTPGSGDRASGLLRSPPHLKYKTTLKMKESTKESKGPDDKPASKKSFFYKEVFESRNAGDAKEGGRLSGERKMFRGQERPDDFTASVSQGIMTYANSVVSDMMVSVMKTLKIQVKDTTIATILLKKVLLKHAKEVVSDLIDSFMKNLHSVTGALMTDSDFVSAVKRSLFSHGSQKATDIMDAMLGKLYTVMFAKKPPEIIRKTKDKSESYSLVSMKGMGDPKKQNVNFASMKSEGKLREKMYSPASKPEKKTCAETLGEHIIKEGLSFWHKNQQKEGKSLGFQQATFAAPNKQYKPVPDIPLGYPLDTCNLSPPLQCREKPENFMCDSDSLAKDLIVSALLLIQYHLAQGGSMDAQSFLEAAGRTNLPANKSPEVPDESSLKSPHMGGDQDEAEKKDLKSVFFNFIRNLLGETIFKSDCSSEPKVPEQPVKEEYNYQCERPVTPSSIKLSEGDEAGGTFAGLTKMVVNQLDGHMNGQMVEYLMDSVMKLCLIIAKSCDSPLAELGDDKSGDATRPTSAFPDNLYECLPVKGTGTAEAVLQNAYQAIHNELRGISGQPPEGYAAPKVIVSNHNLTDTVQNKQLQAVLQWVAASELNVPILYFAGDDEGIQEKLLQLSATAVDKGRSVGEVLQSVLRYEKERQLDEAVGNVTRLQLLDWLMVNL; this comes from the coding sequence TCGGATGAATCCTTGTCTGTTTTTAAGGAAGCCTCAACTGATCCTATCAGAGTGCTCAGCTGGCTCCGCAGAGATCTGGAAAAAAGTACAGCAGGGTTCCAAGATGTTAGGTTCAAGCCTGGAGAATCCTCACTTGGCGGGGAAATGAGCAACCCAGGAGGAGACCCCCGCAGTGGTTTTTCTGTGGACTATTACAATACCACAACCAAGGGCAGTCCAGGAAGATTGCATTTTGAGATGATGCACAGAGAAAACCCTGTCCAGGGCCCCAGTGTCCCACTTGGTAATGGGAGTTCAGTAGATGAAGTTTCCTTCTATGCTAATCGCCTCACAAATCTAGTCATAGCCATGGCCCGCAAGGAGATCAATGAGAGGATAGATGGCTCTGAAAACAAATGTGTCCACCAGTCATTGTACATAGGAGATGAGCCCATACCCAACAAAAGCTTGAGTAAGGTGGCATCAGATCTGGTGAACAAGACAGTCTCTGCATGTTCCAAGAATGCTACCTCAGATAAGACTCCTGGCTCTGGTGACAGAGCCTCAGGATTATTACGGAGTCCCCCACATTTGAAATATAAGACCACTCTGAAGATGAAGGAGAGCACCAAAGAAAGCAAGGGTCCAGATGACAAGCCTGCTTCTAAGAAGTCTTTCTTCTATAAGGAGGTGTTTGAATCTCGTAACGCAGGTGATGCCAAAGAGGGTGGAAGGTTATCTGGGGAGAGAAAGATGTTCAGAGGGCAAGAAAGGCCTGATGACTTTACAGCTTCTGTTAGTCAAGGGATAATGACCTATGCTAACAGTGTGGTATCTGATATGATGGTTTCCGTCATGAAGACACTGAAGATCCAAGTGAAGGACACAACTATTGCCACCATCCTGCTAAAGAAGGTACTGCTCAAGCATGCAAAAGAGGTCGTCTCAGATCTCATTGACTCCTTCATGAAGAACCTCCACAGTGTCACAGGGGCCCTCATGACTGATTCAGATTTTGTCTCAGCTGTGAAAAGAAGTTTATTCTCTCATGGAAGCCAGAAGGCCACAGATATCATGGATGCCATGCTGGGTAAGCTATACACCGTGATGTTTGCAAAGAAACCTCCAGAAATTATCAGGAAAACCAAAGACAAGTCTGAGAGTTACTCCCTTGTCTCCATGAAAGGAATGGGTgaccctaaaaaacaaaatgtaaacttTGCATCAATGAAATCTGAAGGTAAATTGAGGGAAAAAATGTACTCTCCCGCATCCAAACCAGAAAAGAAGACTTGTGCCGAAACTCTGGGTGAACACATTATCAAAGAGGGATTGAGCTTTTGGcataaaaatcagcaaaaagaaggaaaatctctGGGTTTCCAACAGGCAACATTTGCAGCTCCCAACAAACAGTATAAGCCTGTACCAGACATTCCCCTGGGATATCCTCTGGATACTTGCAACCTCAGCCCCCCTCTGCAATGCCGAGAGAAACCTGAGAATTTTATGTGTGATTCAGACTCCTTGGCCAAGGACCTGATCGTATCAGCCTTACTTCTGATTCAGTACCACCTGGCACAGGGAGGAAGCATGGATGCACAGAGCTTCCTTGAAGCTGCTGGCAGGACCAACCTGCCTGCCAACAAGTCCCCTGAGGTTCCTGATGAGTCCAGCCTTAAGTCTCCTCATATGGGAGGTGACCaagatgaagcagaaaagaaggatCTAAAGAgtgttttctttaactttatccGGAATTTACTTGGTGAGACCATTTTCAAGAGTGACTGTAGCTCTGAACCCAAGGTACCAGAACAGCCAGTTAAGGAAGAATATAACTACCAGTGTGAAAGACCTGTAACCCCTTCTTCCATCAAATTAAGTGAAGGTGATGAGGCTGGTGGTACCTTTGCTGGGCTGACCAAGATGGTTGTTAACCAGCTAGATGGCCACATGAATGGGCAGATGGTAGAATATCTGATGGATTCAGTGATGAAGTTATGTCTTATTATTGCCAAGTCCTGTGACTCTCCCTTGGCAGAGCTGGGAGATGATAAGTCTGGGGATGCAACCAGGCCAACTTCAGCCTTCCCAGATAATTTATATGAGTGTTTACCAGTCAAGGGCACAGGGACAGCAGAGGCTGTCCTGCAGAATGCCTATCAAGCTATCCATAATGAATTAAGAGGTATATCAGGACAGCCCCCTGAAGGGTATGCAGCACCCAAAGTGATTGTCAGCAATCATAACCTAACTGACACAGTTCAGAACAAGCAACTCCAAGCCGTACTTCAGTGGGTAGCCGCCTCTGAACTCAATGTCCCTATTTTGTACTTTGCTGGTGATGATGAAGGAATCCAGGAGAAG
- the AKAP3 gene encoding A-kinase anchor protein 3 isoform X2, with the protein MSDRVDWLQSQNGVCKVDVYTPGDSQAQDWKMEASTDPIRVLSWLRRDLEKSTAGFQDVRFKPGESSLGGEMSNPGGDPRSGFSVDYYNTTTKGSPGRLHFEMMHRENPVQGPSVPLGNGSSVDEVSFYANRLTNLVIAMARKEINERIDGSENKCVHQSLYIGDEPIPNKSLSKVASDLVNKTVSACSKNATSDKTPGSGDRASGLLRSPPHLKYKTTLKMKESTKESKGPDDKPASKKSFFYKEVFESRNAGDAKEGGRLSGERKMFRGQERPDDFTASVSQGIMTYANSVVSDMMVSVMKTLKIQVKDTTIATILLKKVLLKHAKEVVSDLIDSFMKNLHSVTGALMTDSDFVSAVKRSLFSHGSQKATDIMDAMLGKLYTVMFAKKPPEIIRKTKDKSESYSLVSMKGMGDPKKQNVNFASMKSEGKLREKMYSPASKPEKKTCAETLGEHIIKEGLSFWHKNQQKEGKSLGFQQATFAAPNKQYKPVPDIPLGYPLDTCNLSPPLQCREKPENFMCDSDSLAKDLIVSALLLIQYHLAQGGSMDAQSFLEAAGRTNLPANKSPEVPDESSLKSPHMGGDQDEAEKKDLKSVFFNFIRNLLGETIFKSDCSSEPKVPEQPVKEEYNYQCERPVTPSSIKLSEGDEAGGTFAGLTKMVVNQLDGHMNGQMVEYLMDSVMKLCLIIAKSCDSPLAELGDDKSGDATRPTSAFPDNLYECLPVKGTGTAEAVLQNAYQAIHNELRGISGQPPEGYAAPKVIVSNHNLTDTVQNKQLQAVLQWVAASELNVPILYFAGDDEGIQEKLLQLSATAVDKGRSVGEVLQSVLRYEKERQLDEAVGNVTRLQLLDWLMVNL; encoded by the coding sequence GAAGCCTCAACTGATCCTATCAGAGTGCTCAGCTGGCTCCGCAGAGATCTGGAAAAAAGTACAGCAGGGTTCCAAGATGTTAGGTTCAAGCCTGGAGAATCCTCACTTGGCGGGGAAATGAGCAACCCAGGAGGAGACCCCCGCAGTGGTTTTTCTGTGGACTATTACAATACCACAACCAAGGGCAGTCCAGGAAGATTGCATTTTGAGATGATGCACAGAGAAAACCCTGTCCAGGGCCCCAGTGTCCCACTTGGTAATGGGAGTTCAGTAGATGAAGTTTCCTTCTATGCTAATCGCCTCACAAATCTAGTCATAGCCATGGCCCGCAAGGAGATCAATGAGAGGATAGATGGCTCTGAAAACAAATGTGTCCACCAGTCATTGTACATAGGAGATGAGCCCATACCCAACAAAAGCTTGAGTAAGGTGGCATCAGATCTGGTGAACAAGACAGTCTCTGCATGTTCCAAGAATGCTACCTCAGATAAGACTCCTGGCTCTGGTGACAGAGCCTCAGGATTATTACGGAGTCCCCCACATTTGAAATATAAGACCACTCTGAAGATGAAGGAGAGCACCAAAGAAAGCAAGGGTCCAGATGACAAGCCTGCTTCTAAGAAGTCTTTCTTCTATAAGGAGGTGTTTGAATCTCGTAACGCAGGTGATGCCAAAGAGGGTGGAAGGTTATCTGGGGAGAGAAAGATGTTCAGAGGGCAAGAAAGGCCTGATGACTTTACAGCTTCTGTTAGTCAAGGGATAATGACCTATGCTAACAGTGTGGTATCTGATATGATGGTTTCCGTCATGAAGACACTGAAGATCCAAGTGAAGGACACAACTATTGCCACCATCCTGCTAAAGAAGGTACTGCTCAAGCATGCAAAAGAGGTCGTCTCAGATCTCATTGACTCCTTCATGAAGAACCTCCACAGTGTCACAGGGGCCCTCATGACTGATTCAGATTTTGTCTCAGCTGTGAAAAGAAGTTTATTCTCTCATGGAAGCCAGAAGGCCACAGATATCATGGATGCCATGCTGGGTAAGCTATACACCGTGATGTTTGCAAAGAAACCTCCAGAAATTATCAGGAAAACCAAAGACAAGTCTGAGAGTTACTCCCTTGTCTCCATGAAAGGAATGGGTgaccctaaaaaacaaaatgtaaacttTGCATCAATGAAATCTGAAGGTAAATTGAGGGAAAAAATGTACTCTCCCGCATCCAAACCAGAAAAGAAGACTTGTGCCGAAACTCTGGGTGAACACATTATCAAAGAGGGATTGAGCTTTTGGcataaaaatcagcaaaaagaaggaaaatctctGGGTTTCCAACAGGCAACATTTGCAGCTCCCAACAAACAGTATAAGCCTGTACCAGACATTCCCCTGGGATATCCTCTGGATACTTGCAACCTCAGCCCCCCTCTGCAATGCCGAGAGAAACCTGAGAATTTTATGTGTGATTCAGACTCCTTGGCCAAGGACCTGATCGTATCAGCCTTACTTCTGATTCAGTACCACCTGGCACAGGGAGGAAGCATGGATGCACAGAGCTTCCTTGAAGCTGCTGGCAGGACCAACCTGCCTGCCAACAAGTCCCCTGAGGTTCCTGATGAGTCCAGCCTTAAGTCTCCTCATATGGGAGGTGACCaagatgaagcagaaaagaaggatCTAAAGAgtgttttctttaactttatccGGAATTTACTTGGTGAGACCATTTTCAAGAGTGACTGTAGCTCTGAACCCAAGGTACCAGAACAGCCAGTTAAGGAAGAATATAACTACCAGTGTGAAAGACCTGTAACCCCTTCTTCCATCAAATTAAGTGAAGGTGATGAGGCTGGTGGTACCTTTGCTGGGCTGACCAAGATGGTTGTTAACCAGCTAGATGGCCACATGAATGGGCAGATGGTAGAATATCTGATGGATTCAGTGATGAAGTTATGTCTTATTATTGCCAAGTCCTGTGACTCTCCCTTGGCAGAGCTGGGAGATGATAAGTCTGGGGATGCAACCAGGCCAACTTCAGCCTTCCCAGATAATTTATATGAGTGTTTACCAGTCAAGGGCACAGGGACAGCAGAGGCTGTCCTGCAGAATGCCTATCAAGCTATCCATAATGAATTAAGAGGTATATCAGGACAGCCCCCTGAAGGGTATGCAGCACCCAAAGTGATTGTCAGCAATCATAACCTAACTGACACAGTTCAGAACAAGCAACTCCAAGCCGTACTTCAGTGGGTAGCCGCCTCTGAACTCAATGTCCCTATTTTGTACTTTGCTGGTGATGATGAAGGAATCCAGGAGAAG